From the genome of Streptomyces ficellus:
CGTTCGGTGTCCGTCAGGACGAGGCTCAGACGAGCTCGGTGACGGTGCCGCCGGCGGCGGTGATCTTCTCCTTGGCGGAGCCGGAGACGGCGTCGACCGTCACCTGCAGCGCCACGGAGATCTCGCCCTGGCCCAGGACCTTGACGAGGCTGTTCTTGCGCACGGCACCCTTGTCGACCAGGTCGGCAACGGTGACCTCGCCACCCTGCGGGTACAGGGCCGCGAGCTTGTCCAGGTTCACGACCTGGTACTCGGTGCGGAACGGGTTCTTGAAGCCCTTCAGCTTCGGGAGACGCATGTGGAGGGGCATCTGCCCACCCTCGAAGCGCTCCGGAACCTGGTAACGGGCCTTGGTGCCCTTGGTACCACGACCGGCCGTCTTACCCTTCGACGCCTCACCACGACCCACACGGGTCTTGGCGGTCTTGGCGCCCGGGGCGGGACGGAGGTTGTGGACCTTCAGCGGGTTCTGCTCCGCCATGTCAGTCGACCTCCTCGACCGTCACGAGGTGGCGGACGGTGTGCACCATTCCGCGGAACTCGGGGCGGTCCTCCTTGACGACCACGTCACCCAGGCGCTTGAGGCCCAGGGAACGCAGGGTGTCGCGGTGGTTCTGCTTGCTGCCGATGTACGACTTCGTCTGCGTGACCTTGAGGCGAGCCATTACGCACCCGCCCCTGCACGCGCACGCAGGAGAGCCGCGGGGGCGACGTCCTCGAGGGGCAGACCACGGCGGGCCGCGATCTCCTCGGGACGCTGCAGACCCTGGAGGGCCGCCACGGTCGCGTGCACGATGTTGATCGCGTTGTCGGAGCCCAGGGACTTCGACAGGATGTCGTGGACGCCGGCGCACTCGAGAACGGCGCGCACCGGGCCACCGGCGATCACACCGGTACCGGGGGAAGCAGGCTTGAGCAGGACGACGCCCGCGGCCTTCTCACCCTGGATGGGGTGCGGGATGGTGCCCTGGATACGGGGGACCTTGAAGAAGTGCTTCTTGGCCTCCTCCACACCCTTGGCGATGGCGGCCGGCACCTCCTTGGCCTTGCCGTAACCGACACCCACGGTGCCGTCACCGTCGCCCACCACGACCAGCGCGGTGAAGCTGAAGCGACGACCACCCTTCACAACCTTGGCGACGCGGTTGATCGCGACAACGCGCTCAACGTACGCGGTCTTCTCGGCGGCAGCAGCGCCGCCGTCACGGCCCTTCCGGTCCCGCCGCTCGCCGCCACCGGCACCGCTTCCGCGGCGCTGGGGTCCAGCCATTGGAATTACCTCTCTTCGTTTTCCGCTGAGCTACGGAACCGGCTCAGAACTTGAGCCCGGCTTCGCGGGCGGCGTCCGCCAGGGCGGCGATGCGCCCGGCGTACTGGTTGCCGCCACGGTCGAACACGACAGCCTCGATGCCGGCAGCCTTGGCACGCTCGGCCACGAGCTGGCCGACCTGCTTCGCCTTAGCCGACTTGTCGCCTTCGCCGCCGCGGATGGACGCGTCCAGGGTGGACGCCGACGCGAGGGTGTGACCCGCGATGTCGTCGATGACCTGAGCGGTGATGCCGCGGTTGGAACGCGTGACGACCAGGCGCGGACGCTCGGTCGTACCCGCGATCTTCTTGCGGATGCGGATGTGGCGACGCTTCAGAGCAGCGCCCTTGTAGGCCTTGCCCTTGGCAATCTTCACGCCGTATGCCATGGCTTACTTACCAGCCTTTCCGACCTTGCGGCGGATGACCTCACCCGCGTACTTCACGCCCTTGGCCTTGTAGGGGTCGGGCTTGCGAAGCTTGCGGATGTTCGCGGCGACCTCGCCGACCTTCTGCTTGTCGATGCCCTCGACCGAGAACTTGGTCGGCGACTCGACCTTGAAGGAGATCCCCTCGGGGGCCTCCACCAGGATCGGGTGGCTGTAGCCGAGCTGGAACTCCAGGTTGGAGCCCTTCGCGGCCACGCGGTAACCGACACCGCTGATCTCGAGCGCCTTCGTGTACCCCTTGGTCACACCGGTGATCATGTTGGCCACCAGCGTGCGGGACAGGCCGTGAAGGGCCTTGTTCTGACGCTCGTCGTTCGGACGGGTGACGTTGAGAACGCCGTCCTCGCCCTTAACGATCTCGATCGGCGCGGCGACGGTGTGGCTCAGGGTGCCCTTGGAACCCTTCACCGTGACCGTGCGGCCCTCGATGGTGACGTCCACGCCGGCGGGAACCGTGATGGGGAGCTTGCCGATACGCGACATTGGCTTTTCCTCCGTTCCCGACTACCAGACGTAGGCGAGGACTTCCCCACCCACGCCCTTCTTCTGCGCCTGCTGGCCGGTCAGGAGGCCGTGGGACGTGGAGATGATCGCCACGCCCAGACCGCCGAGGACCTTCGGCAGGTTGGTGGACTTCGCGTAAACCCGCAGACCGGGCTTCGAGATCCGCTTGATGCCCGCGATGGAGCGCTCACGGTTCGGACCGAACTTCAGCTCGAGGACGAGGTTCTTGCCGACCTCGGCGTCCTCGACCTTCCAGCCCGTGATGAAGCCCTCCTGCTGGAGGATTTCCGCGATGTGAGACTTGATCTTGCTGTGCGGCATCGTCACGGAGTCGTGGTACGCCGAGTTCGCGTTACGCAGACGAGTCAGCATGTCTGCGATGGGATCAGTCATGGTCATGAATTGGCCTTCGGCCTCTCTCGCCGGGGTTTCCTGTATGCGCCATCCCTCTCCCCGCTCATGGGCGGGACGGGTGCGGTGCGGGGACCTACGGCGTAGTAAGTCGTACGGGCGGCAGGCGCCCAACCCCACAAGCCTACGGCATGCGGGTGTGGGCTCCTGCCGACCAGATGCTTACCGAGAGACTCCGGAATCCCTGATGAAGGGGATTACCAGGAGCTCTTGGTCACGCCCGGCAGCTCGCCACGGTGAGCCATCTCACGGAGGCACACGCGGCACAGGCCGAACTTGCGGTAGACGGAGTGCGGACGACCGCAGCGCTGGCAGCGGGTGTACGCGCGCACGCCGAACTTGGGCTTGCGGGCAGCCTTCGCGATGAGAGCCTTCTTCGCCATCTCGCTTACGCCTCCTTGAACGGGAAGCCGAGGTGACGGAGGAGCGCACGGCCCTCTTCGTCGTTGGTCGCCGTGGTCACCACGGTGATGTCCATACCCCGGACACGGTCGATCTTGTCCTGGTCGATCTCGTGGAACATGACCTGCTCCGTGAGACCGAAGGTGTAGTTGCCACGGCCGTCGAACTGCTTGGGGGACAGGCCGCGGAAGTCGCGGATGCGCGGAAGCGCCAGCGACAGGGTGCGGTCCAGGAACTCCCACATGCGGTCGCCACGGAGCGTGACGTGGGCACCGATCGGCTGGCCCTCACGCAGCTTGAACTGCGCGATGGACTTGCGGGCCTTGGTGACGGCCGGCTTCTGACCGGTGATCGTGGTGAGGTCCTTGATGGCACCCTCGATCAGCTTGGAGTCGCGGGCGGCGTCGCCCACACCCATGTTGACCACGATCTTGACGAGGCCGGGAACCTGCATGACGTTCTCGTACGAGAACTCCTCACGCAGCTTGCCCGCGATCTCCTCGCGGTACTTCGTCTTGAGACGCGGAGTGGTGGTGGTAGCCATCAGATGTCCTCACCCGTCCGCTTGGCAACGCGGATCTTGTTGCCCTCGTCGTCGAAGCGGTAACCGACGCGCGTGACGACCTTGTTGCCGTCCTTCTCCACGACGAGCTGAACGTTGCTCACGTGGATGGGGGCCTCGGTCGTGACGATGCCACCGGTCTGGGAACCGCGAGCGGTCTGACCGGCCTTGGTGTGCTTCTTGACCCGGTTGACACCCTCGACCAGGACACGGTCCTCGCGGGGGAAGGCCGCGATGACCTTGCCCTGCTTGCCCTTGTCCTTACCGGTGATGACCTGGACCAGGTCGCCCTTCTTGATCTTCATGCTTACAGCACCTCCGGCGCGAGCGAGATGATCTTCATGAACTTCTTCTCGCGCAGCTCACGGCCCACGGGGCCGAAGATACGGGTGCCGCGAGGGTCGCCGTCGTTCTTCAGAATGACGGCGGCGTTCTCGTCGAAGCGGATGTACGAGCCGTCCTGGCGGCGGCGCTCCTTGACGGTGCGAACGATGACCGCCTTGACGACGTCACCCTTCTTCACGTTGCCACCGGGGATCGCGTCCTTGACGGTGGCGACGATGACGTCACCGATGCCCGCGTAGCGGCGACCGGAACCACCGAGAACACGGATGCAAAGGATCTCCTTGGCACCAGTGTTGTCGGCGACACGCAGTCGCGACTCCTGCTGGATCACGTCTATCTCCTGATTGTCTGCCGGTTCCCGGCAGGGGCTCCTCCGGAGAGGTCGGCCCCTGCCGAGCCTGGCGGAACGAACTCGGGGGAAACCCCCCGAGCGATTACTTGGCCTTCTCGAGGATCTCGACGACGCGCCAGCGCTTGCTCGCGGACAGCGGCCGGGTCTCCATCAGGAGGACACGGTCGCCGACACCCGCGGCGTTCTGCTCGTCGTGCGCCTTGAGCTTGTTCGTACGGCGGATGACCTTGCCGTACAGCGCGTGCTTGACGCGGTCCTCGACGGCGACGACGACGGTCTTGTCCATCTTGTCGCTGACGACCAGACCCTCACGGGTCTTGCGGAAACCGCGAGCGGTCTTCTCTTCAGTCACGTTGTTCTCGCTCATCAGGCGCTCTCCACCGTCTCGATGCCCAGCTCACGCTCGCGCATCAGGGTGTAGATCCGGGCGATGTCCTTACGGACGGACTTGAGCCGACCGTGGTTCTCGAGCTGCCCGGTCGCCGCCTGGAAGCGGAGGTTGAACAGCTCTTCCTTGGCCTCGCGGAGCTTGGCAACAAGCTCCTCGTTGCCCAGCTCGCGCAGCTCGGACGCCTTGGTACCGGCCGACATCACGCTTCACCTGCCTCGCGCTTGACGATCCGGCACTTCATCGGCAGCTTGTGGGCCGCGCGAGTCAGAGCCTCACGTGCAATCTTCTCGTTCGGGTAGGACAGCTCGAACATGACCCGGCCCGGGTGCACGTTCGCGACCCACCACTCGGGGGAACCCTTACCGGAACCCATGCGGGTCTCGGCGGGCTTCTTCGTCAGCGGGCGGTCCGGGTAGATGTTGATCCAGACCTTGCCGCCACGCTTGATGTGGCGGGTCATCGCGATACGAGCCGCCTCGATCTGGCGGTTGGTCACGTACGCCGGAGTCATGGCCTGGATGCCGTACTCGCCGAACGCAACCGTCGTACCACCCTTGGCCATACCGCGGCGCTTGGGGTGGTGCTGCTTGCGGTGCTTGACCCTACGGGGGATCAGCATTTCGGTCAGGCCTCCGTTCCGGTGCTCTCAGCAGCCGGAGCGGCGGCGGGAGCCTCGGCCTTGGGGGCCTCGGCAGCCTGAGCCTGCTGCGGCTTGCGACCGCGTCCGCCACGCTCGCCACCGCGGCCACCGCGGCCGGCCGGGCGGTCAGCGCCACCACGGGCCGGGCGGTTGCCCGCACGGGCAGCAGCGTTCTCGGCGCGGACCTCGGCGATGTTCTTGACGTCGCCCTTGTAGATCCAGACCTTCACGCCGATGCGGCCGAAGGTCGTCTTGGCCTCGAAGAAGCCGTACTCGACGTTCGCGCGCAGCG
Proteins encoded in this window:
- the rplO gene encoding 50S ribosomal protein L15, translated to MAEQNPLKVHNLRPAPGAKTAKTRVGRGEASKGKTAGRGTKGTKARYQVPERFEGGQMPLHMRLPKLKGFKNPFRTEYQVVNLDKLAALYPQGGEVTVADLVDKGAVRKNSLVKVLGQGEISVALQVTVDAVSGSAKEKITAAGGTVTELV
- the rpmD gene encoding 50S ribosomal protein L30, with protein sequence MARLKVTQTKSYIGSKQNHRDTLRSLGLKRLGDVVVKEDRPEFRGMVHTVRHLVTVEEVD
- the rpsE gene encoding 30S ribosomal protein S5; the protein is MAGPQRRGSGAGGGERRDRKGRDGGAAAAEKTAYVERVVAINRVAKVVKGGRRFSFTALVVVGDGDGTVGVGYGKAKEVPAAIAKGVEEAKKHFFKVPRIQGTIPHPIQGEKAAGVVLLKPASPGTGVIAGGPVRAVLECAGVHDILSKSLGSDNAINIVHATVAALQGLQRPEEIAARRGLPLEDVAPAALLRARAGAGA
- the rplR gene encoding 50S ribosomal protein L18 codes for the protein MAYGVKIAKGKAYKGAALKRRHIRIRKKIAGTTERPRLVVTRSNRGITAQVIDDIAGHTLASASTLDASIRGGEGDKSAKAKQVGQLVAERAKAAGIEAVVFDRGGNQYAGRIAALADAAREAGLKF
- the rplF gene encoding 50S ribosomal protein L6, with the translated sequence MSRIGKLPITVPAGVDVTIEGRTVTVKGSKGTLSHTVAAPIEIVKGEDGVLNVTRPNDERQNKALHGLSRTLVANMITGVTKGYTKALEISGVGYRVAAKGSNLEFQLGYSHPILVEAPEGISFKVESPTKFSVEGIDKQKVGEVAANIRKLRKPDPYKAKGVKYAGEVIRRKVGKAGK
- the rpsH gene encoding 30S ribosomal protein S8; translated protein: MTMTDPIADMLTRLRNANSAYHDSVTMPHSKIKSHIAEILQQEGFITGWKVEDAEVGKNLVLELKFGPNRERSIAGIKRISKPGLRVYAKSTNLPKVLGGLGVAIISTSHGLLTGQQAQKKGVGGEVLAYVW
- a CDS encoding type Z 30S ribosomal protein S14, whose protein sequence is MAKKALIAKAARKPKFGVRAYTRCQRCGRPHSVYRKFGLCRVCLREMAHRGELPGVTKSSW
- the rplE gene encoding 50S ribosomal protein L5, yielding MATTTTPRLKTKYREEIAGKLREEFSYENVMQVPGLVKIVVNMGVGDAARDSKLIEGAIKDLTTITGQKPAVTKARKSIAQFKLREGQPIGAHVTLRGDRMWEFLDRTLSLALPRIRDFRGLSPKQFDGRGNYTFGLTEQVMFHEIDQDKIDRVRGMDITVVTTATNDEEGRALLRHLGFPFKEA
- the rplX gene encoding 50S ribosomal protein L24, translating into MKIKKGDLVQVITGKDKGKQGKVIAAFPREDRVLVEGVNRVKKHTKAGQTARGSQTGGIVTTEAPIHVSNVQLVVEKDGNKVVTRVGYRFDDEGNKIRVAKRTGEDI
- the rplN gene encoding 50S ribosomal protein L14, with the translated sequence MIQQESRLRVADNTGAKEILCIRVLGGSGRRYAGIGDVIVATVKDAIPGGNVKKGDVVKAVIVRTVKERRRQDGSYIRFDENAAVILKNDGDPRGTRIFGPVGRELREKKFMKIISLAPEVL
- the rpsQ gene encoding 30S ribosomal protein S17 yields the protein MSENNVTEEKTARGFRKTREGLVVSDKMDKTVVVAVEDRVKHALYGKVIRRTNKLKAHDEQNAAGVGDRVLLMETRPLSASKRWRVVEILEKAK
- the rpmC gene encoding 50S ribosomal protein L29, translated to MSAGTKASELRELGNEELVAKLREAKEELFNLRFQAATGQLENHGRLKSVRKDIARIYTLMRERELGIETVESA
- the rplP gene encoding 50S ribosomal protein L16, yielding MLIPRRVKHRKQHHPKRRGMAKGGTTVAFGEYGIQAMTPAYVTNRQIEAARIAMTRHIKRGGKVWINIYPDRPLTKKPAETRMGSGKGSPEWWVANVHPGRVMFELSYPNEKIAREALTRAAHKLPMKCRIVKREAGEA